From Dermochelys coriacea isolate rDerCor1 chromosome 8, rDerCor1.pri.v4, whole genome shotgun sequence, the proteins below share one genomic window:
- the HPDL gene encoding 4-hydroxyphenylpyruvate dioxygenase-like protein, which yields MAAPLSRLSYIAFHVPAGTGLVSNLVDKFRFHLFAARVTARTRQLALRKGAAVFLVNERLGEAPPAHAFPSDPTRPAPAQQPLLGHGDGEFLYDISPSRPVSTASNVCFEVQDVPSVSRRLQERGCPLAIPPTDITDDDGSVTYCVVRSVVGNVSHTLLDRSRYRGAFLPGFHAAGDVPKGPQDLAEDTYFDHITYACSRGSTRAVLDWYQHCFGFQRFVVNRQEDMAEGYRIHGRGVGLRLTAMQYGKGSELGLADDCKFVLAESLPEPGKNQVDAFLEQHGGAGIQHVGLYTADIVSMARALAEAGVQFVEPPRAYYSEVGKAEEIREAGQDPRLLSQHGILLDGELAGDGDGGGRGSSPRQRRYLMQIFTKPIFPEETFFLELIERRGAAGFGEGNIRALWKSVQAYLDKE from the coding sequence ATGGCTGCCCCTCTGAGCCGGTTGTCCTACATTGCCTTCCACGTCCCCGCCGGGACAGGCCTGGTCAGCAACCTGGTGGACAAGTTCCGCTTTCACCTGTTCGCAGCGCGGGTGACGGCGCGCACCCGGCAGCTGGCTCTCCGCAAAGGAGCTGCTGTCTTCCTCGTCAatgagaggctgggggaggcccCCCCGGCCCACGCATTCCCGTCTGACCCCACCCGGCCCGCCCCGGCtcagcagcccctgctgggccaCGGCGACGGGGAATTCCTCTACGACATCAGCCCCTCGCGCCCCGTGAGCACGGCCTCCAATGTGTGCTTCGAGGTGCAGGACGTACCCAGCGTCTCCCGACGCCTCCAGGAGCGGGGCTGCCCCCTGGCGATCCCACCCACCGACATAACGGACGACGACGGCTCCGTCACCTACTGCGTGGTGAGATCTGTCGTGGGGAACGTCAGCCACACCCTGCTGGATCGCTCCCGCTACCGGGGGGCGTTCCTGCCTGGCTTCCATGCCGCGGGGGACGTTCCCAAGGGGCCGCAGGACCTGGCTGAGGACACGTACTTCGACCATATCACCTATGCCTGCTCGCGGGGCAGTACCCGGGCCGTGCTGGACTGGTACCAACACTGCTTCGGCTTCCAGCGCTTCGTCGTCAACAGGCAGGAGGACATGGCCGAGGGCTACCGGATCCATGGGCGCGGCGTGGGGCTGCGGCTCACCGCCATGCAGTACGGGAAGGGCAGCGAGCTCGGGCTGGCTGACGACTGCAAGTTCGTCCTGGCCGAGTCCCTGCCGGAGCCAGGGAAGAACCAGGTGGACGCCTTCCTGGAGCAGCACGGGGGAGCTGGGATCCAGCACGTTGGGCTCTACACCGCGGACATCGTCTCCATGGCCCGGGCCCTGGCGGAGGCCGGTGTGCAGTTCGTCGAGCCCCCACGGGCCTACTACAGTGAGGTGGGCAAAGCGGAGGAGATCCGGGAGGCTGGGCAGGATCCCCGGCTCCTGTCCCAGCATGGCATCCTGCTGGACGGCGagctggctggggatggggacGGAGGCGGCAGGGGCTCCAGCCCGCGCCAGAGGAGGTACCTGATGCAAATCTTCACCAAGCCCATCTTCCCCGAGGAGACCTTCTTCCTGGAGCTCATTGAACGTCGGGGGGCCGCAGGATTTGGGGAGGGCAACATCCGGGCCCTGTGGAAATCCGTGCAGGCCTATCTGGACAAGGAGtag
- the LOC119860439 gene encoding selenoprotein Pb-like — protein MGLPTLAVATLLGLVVAMLAEVADNKTRLCQPAPLWEINGTAPMAGALGQVTVVALLKASUQFCLKQANSLGGLREKLSQDGLANISYMIVNEKAPLSRAMFWELKRQAPEGVPVYQQEILEPDVWQILDGDKDDFFIYDRCGRLAFHIPLPYSFLHFRYVESAVRFTYAKDFCGNCSLYSNSTREANGTAEGPKSLTQPPELEEKEQELSPHESKAHRPHHHRAGSNSDPQASSPTHSHHQDHHRGQQPEVPAHKEEEGEVA, from the exons ATGGGGCTCCCGACCCTAGCTGTGGCCACCCTGCTGGGGCTGGTGGTGGCCATGCTGGCAGAAGTAGCCGACAACAAGACCCGGCTCTGCCAGCCGGCTCCGCTGTGGGAGATCAACGGGACGGCCCCGATGGCAGGGGCGCTGGGGCAGGTGACCGTGGTGGCCCTGCTGAAGGCCAGCTGACAGTTCTGCCTGAAGCAAGCCAACAG tcTCGGGGGCTTGCGTGAGAAGCTGTCCCAGGACGGGCTGGCCAACATCAGCTACATGATTGTGAACGAGAAGGCGCCGCTCTCCAGGGCCATGTTCTGGGAGCTGAAGCGCCAGGCCCCAGAGGGGGTCCCCGTTTACCAGCAGGAGATCTTGGAGCCGGACGTCTGGCAGATCCTGGACGGGGACAAGGACGACTTCTTCATCTATGACCG GTGTGGCCGGCTGGCTTTCCACATCCCGTTACCCTACAGCTTCCTGCACTTCCGCTACGTGGAGTCGGCCGTGCGCTTCACCTACGCCAAGGACTTCTGTGGCAACTGCTCCCTCTACTCCAACAGCACCCGGGAG GCAAACGGCACAGCAGAGGGACCCAAGAGTCTCACGCAGCCTCCTGAGCTGGAAGAGAAGGAACAGGAGCTGTCCCCCCACGAGAGCAAAGCCCACCGCCCTCACCACCACAGAGCCGGCAGCAACAGCGATCCCCaggcctcctcccccacccatagCCACCACCAAGACCACCACCGGGGGCAACAGCCAGAGGTGCCAGCgcacaaggaggaggaaggggaagtggCATAA